The Terracoccus luteus genome includes a region encoding these proteins:
- a CDS encoding PucR family transcriptional regulator: protein MDTRAPRRPRGRTDGGSSLTLGELVDLLGDPVLRLVAAPDGVDVALTGPLVEGLDDGDPPAGEGRLLLCTGQVTGDDGLDAVLLAAAARGVTGVVLKGLELAQPTVERLSRTHGVAVLSTPVATSWRHLDRLVSAACDTASSGRGFTAAPSADLFTLANEIAYAVGGAVTIEDNADRVLAHSNLPHQEIDDSRRQTILGREVPEMARQSNSVPRTVPDGQVVHLPPVSDGELGRMAAVVRLGPEILGTVWVVERERLGPASEQALQGGASVVALHLIRARSVSDPDRRARVDALMTLLDGAEGRTGAAARLGLDDRSAYAVLAMGPDSDAGDTDLETARLLEVAGIYCGAWHPSSVCAISGSTVYALVPVRDTPGAAEHLRRMALDVVRTVRRTSSFPVRVGIGSIAVGRDEISTSRRVADTVLRAIVAGHDVDVAAADEVRSRVVLAELRASALGAFDLGVSPVQALVEHDRRRGSEYARTLLVWLDSFGETRVAAAALFVHENTLRYRVRRITERFGIDLADPHVRLVTWLELRLRS, encoded by the coding sequence ATGGACACCCGCGCGCCCCGACGCCCGCGGGGGCGGACCGACGGCGGGTCGTCGCTCACGCTCGGCGAGCTCGTCGACCTCCTCGGCGACCCGGTGCTGCGCCTCGTCGCAGCACCGGACGGCGTCGACGTGGCCCTGACGGGACCGCTCGTCGAGGGGCTCGACGACGGTGACCCGCCGGCCGGCGAAGGCCGGCTGCTGCTGTGCACCGGACAGGTGACGGGCGACGACGGGCTCGACGCCGTGCTGCTGGCCGCCGCGGCCCGGGGCGTCACCGGGGTCGTGCTCAAGGGCCTCGAGCTCGCGCAGCCCACGGTCGAGCGGCTCAGCCGCACGCACGGCGTCGCGGTGCTCAGCACCCCCGTCGCCACCTCGTGGCGACACCTCGACCGGCTCGTGTCCGCGGCGTGCGACACGGCCAGTTCGGGCCGTGGGTTCACCGCCGCGCCGAGCGCCGACCTCTTCACGCTCGCCAACGAGATCGCCTACGCCGTCGGCGGGGCCGTGACGATCGAGGACAACGCCGACCGCGTCCTCGCCCACTCGAACCTGCCCCACCAGGAGATCGACGACTCCCGCCGTCAGACCATCCTCGGTCGAGAGGTCCCCGAGATGGCCCGGCAGAGCAACTCCGTGCCACGCACCGTCCCCGACGGCCAGGTCGTGCACCTCCCGCCGGTGTCCGACGGCGAGCTCGGTCGCATGGCGGCCGTCGTGCGGCTCGGTCCCGAGATCCTCGGCACGGTGTGGGTCGTCGAGCGCGAACGGCTGGGACCGGCATCCGAGCAGGCGCTGCAGGGCGGGGCGTCGGTCGTCGCGCTCCACCTCATCCGCGCCCGCTCCGTCTCCGACCCCGACCGCCGGGCCCGCGTCGACGCCCTCATGACGCTGCTCGACGGCGCCGAGGGTCGCACGGGGGCGGCCGCCCGCCTCGGGCTCGACGACCGCTCGGCCTACGCGGTGCTCGCGATGGGCCCCGACTCGGATGCCGGTGACACCGACCTCGAGACCGCGCGCCTGCTCGAGGTGGCCGGCATCTACTGCGGCGCGTGGCACCCGTCGTCGGTGTGCGCGATCTCCGGGTCGACGGTCTACGCGCTCGTGCCCGTGCGCGACACCCCCGGGGCGGCCGAGCACCTGCGCCGCATGGCCCTCGACGTCGTGCGGACCGTGCGGCGCACCTCGTCGTTCCCGGTGCGGGTCGGTATCGGGTCGATCGCCGTCGGACGCGACGAGATCAGCACGAGCCGGCGCGTCGCCGACACCGTGCTGCGCGCCATCGTGGCCGGCCACGACGTCGACGTGGCCGCCGCCGACGAGGTACGCAGCCGGGTCGTGCTGGCCGAGCTGCGGGCCTCCGCGCTGGGGGCGTTCGACCTCGGCGTCAGCCCGGTGCAGGCGCTCGTCGAGCACGACCGCCGCCGTGGCTCGGAGTACGCGCGGACCCTGCTCGTGTGGCTCGACTCGTTCGGCGAGACGCGGGTCGCGGCGGCCGCCTTGTTCGTGCACGAGAACACGCTGCGCTACCGGGTGCGGCGCATCACCGAGCGGTTCGGCATCGACCTCGCCGACCCCCACGTGCGGCTCGTGACGTGGCTCGAGCTGCGGCTGCGGTCCTGA
- a CDS encoding ABC transporter ATP-binding protein yields the protein MTDTAPRGGPGPADGRTPLLECEDLVVTFPRGRGQEPFVAVDHASLTVGAGEVIGLVGESGSGKSTIARSVVGLQPLDSGTMRFEGKALGARRSVRERGRMQMVFQDPYGSLDPRMSIRGTLAEVVRRHSPLRGADVGRRCAELLDLVALPSALLDSRPAGMSGGQRQRVAIARALAAGPRLLVADEAVAALDVSVQAGIVNLLADLRHDVGLSILFISHDLSIVRTLCDRVAVIHLGRIVEEQACADLYENPQQEYTRALLSAIPRLHARREPA from the coding sequence ATGACCGACACCGCGCCAAGAGGCGGACCCGGACCGGCCGACGGGCGCACACCCCTGCTCGAGTGCGAGGACCTCGTCGTCACCTTTCCCCGCGGTCGGGGCCAGGAGCCGTTCGTGGCCGTCGACCACGCCTCTCTCACCGTAGGTGCCGGTGAGGTGATCGGGCTCGTCGGCGAGTCGGGCTCCGGCAAGTCGACGATCGCCCGCAGCGTCGTCGGCCTGCAGCCGCTCGACAGCGGGACGATGCGGTTCGAGGGCAAGGCGCTCGGAGCCCGTCGCAGCGTGCGCGAGCGGGGGCGGATGCAGATGGTGTTCCAGGACCCGTACGGCTCGCTCGACCCGCGCATGAGCATCCGCGGCACGCTGGCCGAGGTCGTGCGGCGGCACAGCCCGCTGCGTGGGGCCGACGTCGGCCGCCGGTGCGCCGAGCTGCTCGACCTCGTCGCCCTGCCGTCGGCGCTGCTCGACTCGCGGCCGGCCGGCATGTCGGGGGGGCAGCGACAGCGCGTCGCCATCGCCCGTGCCCTCGCCGCCGGGCCGCGGCTGCTCGTCGCCGACGAGGCGGTCGCCGCCCTCGACGTGTCGGTGCAGGCCGGCATCGTCAACCTCCTCGCCGACCTGAGACACGACGTCGGGCTCTCCATCCTCTTCATCTCGCACGACCTGTCGATCGTGCGCACGCTGTGTGACCGAGTGGCCGTCATCCACCTCGGCCGCATCGTCGAGGAGCAGGCCTGCGCCGACCTCTACGAGAACCCGCAGCAGGAGTACACGCGCGCCCTGCTCTCGGCCATCCCCCGACTGCACGCACGCCGCGAGCCGGCCTGA
- a CDS encoding ABC transporter ATP-binding protein produces MSGVSGVGAVGAGTGGRRDPLAVPVLEVEGLTLSLGEGPDAARILDDVSFTVAAGEARGFVGESGSGKSMTLRAVMGILPPTVHVDAGRILFRGEEIVSAGTTGPVGPRSRGAAAGRLQRLRGTGIAMIFQEPSVALNPVTTVGEQIVDAVRRRQGLSRRQARERALELMELVGIREPARRLGSYPFELSGGMRQRVMIAAAVAGEPQLILCDEPTTALDVTVQAQILALFTRVRDELDAALLYVTHDLGVVAQLCDSLTVLYSGSVMESRPDLRAAFDEPWHPYTRALLDSTPDIDHLEQRLRTIPGSAPTPRDRPDGCPFAPRCERVQDDCRHGRIPDTARSRATEVHCLHPLGSGPGGVPSGESAGSAGGSDADAATDPSTEATERQAAR; encoded by the coding sequence GTGAGCGGCGTGAGCGGAGTGGGTGCGGTGGGCGCCGGGACCGGTGGCAGGAGGGACCCCCTCGCGGTGCCCGTCCTCGAGGTGGAGGGTCTGACCCTGTCGCTGGGGGAGGGGCCGGATGCCGCCCGCATACTCGACGACGTGTCGTTCACCGTCGCCGCGGGTGAGGCCCGTGGGTTCGTCGGCGAGTCCGGCTCGGGCAAGAGCATGACGCTGCGGGCGGTCATGGGCATCCTGCCGCCGACGGTGCACGTCGACGCCGGCCGGATCCTGTTCCGCGGCGAGGAGATCGTGTCCGCCGGCACCACCGGCCCGGTCGGCCCGCGCTCGCGCGGCGCCGCGGCCGGCCGGCTGCAGCGGCTGCGGGGCACCGGCATCGCGATGATCTTCCAGGAGCCGTCGGTCGCCCTCAACCCGGTCACGACCGTCGGCGAGCAGATCGTCGACGCGGTGCGGCGTCGTCAGGGCCTGTCACGACGGCAGGCGCGGGAGCGCGCCCTCGAGCTGATGGAGCTCGTCGGCATCCGGGAGCCCGCCCGGCGGCTCGGCAGCTACCCCTTCGAGCTGTCGGGCGGCATGCGCCAGCGCGTGATGATCGCCGCCGCCGTCGCGGGCGAGCCCCAGCTCATCCTCTGCGACGAGCCGACGACGGCCCTCGACGTCACGGTGCAGGCGCAGATCCTCGCCCTGTTCACCCGGGTGCGCGACGAGCTCGACGCCGCGCTGCTCTACGTCACCCACGACCTCGGTGTCGTCGCGCAGCTGTGCGACTCGCTGACCGTGCTCTACTCCGGGTCGGTCATGGAGTCGCGACCCGACCTGCGGGCGGCCTTCGACGAGCCCTGGCACCCCTACACCCGCGCCCTGCTCGACTCGACGCCCGACATCGACCACCTCGAGCAGCGGCTGCGCACCATCCCCGGCAGCGCCCCGACCCCGCGGGACCGACCCGACGGGTGCCCCTTCGCGCCGCGCTGCGAGCGGGTGCAGGACGACTGCCGGCACGGCCGGATCCCCGACACCGCGCGGTCGAGGGCGACGGAGGTGCACTGCCTCCACCCGCTCGGCTCGGGGCCTGGCGGTGTGCCGTCGGGCGAAAGTGCCGGTTCAGCAGGCGGTTCGGATGCCGACGCGGCCACCGACCCCTCCACCGAGGCGACCGAGAGGCAGGCGGCCCGATGA
- a CDS encoding ABC transporter permease, producing MSDTAALTPTVRTRLTLPSGIGRGNVALVVGLVILAVIVAAALAAPLLTRWDPIEPDPLATLLPPSGEHLFGTDNLGRDIFTRVLYGARSDLTLASVAVLAPFVIGLAVGILCGYVGGWFDVVVMRVADIVTAFPFFILVISLVFVLGGGVWTIFIAITAVSWVAYARIVRAETMVLRNTEFVAASRVGGISTARIMTRHIAPNVLTQAIVYAMSDIVMNVGVIVTLSYFGLGIVPPTPDWGAMMADGQQFLAADYYGLTLFPAAAVVLTSLALALVGEGLAHVLRIER from the coding sequence ATGAGCGACACCGCTGCGCTGACCCCCACCGTGCGCACCCGCCTGACGCTGCCCTCGGGCATCGGGCGCGGCAACGTCGCGCTCGTCGTCGGGCTCGTCATCCTCGCCGTCATCGTGGCGGCGGCCCTCGCCGCGCCGCTGCTGACCCGCTGGGACCCGATCGAGCCCGACCCCCTCGCCACCCTGCTGCCGCCGAGCGGCGAGCACCTCTTCGGCACCGACAACCTCGGGCGCGACATCTTCACCCGCGTGCTCTACGGCGCCCGCAGCGACCTCACCCTCGCCAGCGTCGCCGTTCTCGCGCCCTTCGTCATCGGGCTGGCCGTCGGCATCCTCTGCGGCTACGTCGGCGGCTGGTTCGACGTCGTCGTCATGCGGGTCGCCGACATCGTCACCGCCTTCCCGTTCTTCATCCTCGTCATCTCGCTCGTCTTCGTCCTCGGTGGCGGGGTCTGGACCATCTTCATCGCCATCACCGCGGTGTCGTGGGTGGCCTACGCCCGCATCGTGCGTGCCGAGACGATGGTGCTGCGCAACACCGAGTTCGTCGCCGCGAGCAGGGTCGGTGGCATCTCGACGGCCCGCATCATGACCCGGCACATCGCCCCCAACGTGCTGACGCAGGCGATCGTCTACGCGATGAGCGACATCGTCATGAACGTCGGCGTCATCGTGACCCTCAGCTACTTCGGCCTCGGCATCGTGCCGCCGACCCCCGACTGGGGCGCGATGATGGCCGACGGCCAGCAGTTCCTCGCCGCCGACTACTACGGGCTCACCCTCTTCCCGGCCGCGGCCGTCGTGCTCACGAGCCTCGCGCTCGCGCTCGTCGGCGAGGGCCTGGCCCACGTCCTGCGGATCGAGCGGTGA
- a CDS encoding ABC transporter permease, which produces MMRWLARRLLLAVPVVWGVITISFVLMRLSPGDPARTALGDKASQAAVDALRRQWGLDQSLGAQYLGYLGGVVRGDLGRSLYFRSPISGLLEQRLPVTLALMVLGAVIAAAIAVPLASAGAARSGGVADHVTRLLNAVLQGAPAFLVGGLLLLFLGVKVPIFPAGGYPQSWGGRALALVLPALTIALGIVPLLVRGLRAAMAESLTSEYVAFARSKGLGERVVRTRYVLRNAGISGVSILGIQVGALASGALVVEQVFAIPGMGSMLMTGILNRDYLVVQGCTFVFGLLVVVVYLLTDLAYARLDPRARLA; this is translated from the coding sequence ATGATGCGGTGGCTGGCCCGGCGCCTGCTGCTCGCCGTGCCGGTGGTCTGGGGCGTCATCACCATCTCGTTCGTGCTCATGCGCCTGTCGCCCGGCGACCCCGCGCGAACCGCGCTGGGAGACAAGGCGAGCCAGGCCGCCGTCGACGCGCTGCGGCGCCAGTGGGGGCTGGACCAGAGCCTCGGCGCGCAGTACCTCGGCTACCTCGGCGGCGTCGTGCGCGGTGACCTCGGCCGGTCGCTCTACTTCCGCTCGCCGATCTCCGGCCTGCTCGAGCAGCGGCTGCCCGTGACCCTGGCGCTCATGGTGCTGGGGGCCGTCATCGCTGCCGCGATCGCGGTCCCGCTGGCGAGCGCCGGAGCCGCGCGGTCCGGTGGCGTGGCCGACCACGTGACGCGGCTGCTCAACGCCGTCCTGCAGGGGGCGCCGGCCTTCCTCGTCGGCGGCCTGCTGCTGCTCTTCCTCGGCGTCAAGGTCCCGATCTTCCCCGCCGGTGGCTACCCGCAGTCGTGGGGCGGTCGGGCGCTCGCCCTCGTGCTGCCGGCGCTCACCATCGCCCTCGGCATCGTGCCGCTGCTCGTGCGCGGACTGCGGGCGGCGATGGCCGAGTCGCTGACGAGCGAGTACGTCGCCTTCGCCCGCTCCAAGGGGCTGGGCGAGCGCGTCGTGCGCACCCGCTACGTGCTGCGCAACGCCGGCATCTCGGGGGTGAGCATCCTCGGCATCCAGGTGGGCGCGCTCGCGAGCGGCGCCCTCGTCGTCGAGCAGGTGTTCGCCATCCCGGGGATGGGCTCGATGCTCATGACCGGCATCCTCAACCGCGACTACCTCGTCGTGCAGGGCTGCACGTTCGTCTTCGGCCTGCTCGTCGTCGTCGTGTACCTGCTCACCGACCTCGCCTACGCCCGGCTCGACCCGAGAGCGAGGCTCGCATGA
- a CDS encoding ABC transporter substrate-binding protein yields the protein MRLSRKALIVSLIGTALVASACSSSPGGSAGGTGADAGAAAGGDLVMARADEPSSLIPSVPTDNASIWTMEEIYDTLLVPSQDGLKLEPSLATKWEQSADKLSWTFTLRDGATFSDGKPVTSADVKFSIDQNRKEEAPFYFLNAVIKDIKTPDDTTIVFTTKVPWSPLPSTMALYANSIVPKDYGGKSVDEFNAAPIGSGPFAFDHWTKGSELKLVKNAKYWDTGKPLLDSVTFTVVADSNTRSTQLAGGQSQINEYPPYSTIKGLQAQPNVKVTAFPSSEVDYFGMNTSKKPFDDVNVRQAVAQAIDKEAIRSAVLFGNGEVATTFLSPATWGHSEAAGPTFDVTAAKATLAKSAYPDGFKTTLTTAAGNQNANATAQLIQSSLAKIGIQVTLQTLDPSALRDAKKAGNYEMGLGLYTTDVIDPDEIARFAGTNAGGSQMLYTFFTSDELTKLADAASADENQATRKKSYDAMQQIVLDQAPYVPLYYAPSVYSYSNKVQNFHPGATGNYFLKNVSLAP from the coding sequence GTGCGGCTCTCCCGAAAAGCCCTCATCGTCAGCCTGATCGGCACGGCGCTCGTCGCCTCGGCCTGCTCCTCGAGCCCCGGAGGGTCGGCCGGTGGCACCGGTGCCGACGCGGGCGCCGCCGCCGGCGGAGACCTCGTGATGGCACGCGCCGACGAGCCGAGCAGCCTCATCCCGTCGGTGCCGACCGACAACGCGTCGATCTGGACCATGGAGGAGATCTACGACACCCTCCTCGTCCCCTCGCAGGACGGGCTCAAGCTCGAGCCGTCACTCGCGACGAAGTGGGAGCAGTCGGCCGACAAGCTGAGCTGGACCTTCACGCTGCGCGACGGCGCCACCTTCAGCGACGGCAAGCCGGTCACGTCGGCCGACGTGAAGTTCAGCATCGACCAGAACCGCAAGGAGGAGGCGCCCTTCTACTTCCTCAACGCCGTCATCAAGGACATCAAGACCCCCGACGACACGACCATCGTCTTCACGACGAAGGTCCCGTGGTCGCCGCTGCCGTCGACGATGGCCCTCTACGCCAACTCCATCGTCCCCAAGGACTACGGCGGCAAGTCGGTCGACGAGTTCAACGCAGCGCCGATCGGGTCCGGTCCGTTCGCCTTCGACCACTGGACGAAGGGCAGCGAGCTCAAGCTCGTCAAGAACGCGAAGTACTGGGACACGGGCAAGCCCCTGCTCGACTCGGTGACCTTCACCGTCGTCGCCGACAGCAACACCCGCTCGACGCAGCTCGCCGGCGGCCAGAGCCAGATCAACGAGTACCCGCCCTACTCGACGATCAAGGGACTGCAGGCCCAGCCCAACGTCAAGGTCACCGCGTTCCCCTCGAGCGAGGTCGACTACTTCGGGATGAACACGTCGAAGAAGCCGTTCGACGACGTCAACGTGCGCCAGGCCGTCGCCCAGGCCATCGACAAGGAGGCCATCCGCTCGGCCGTCCTCTTCGGCAACGGCGAGGTGGCCACGACCTTCCTCTCGCCGGCGACGTGGGGCCACAGCGAGGCCGCCGGCCCGACGTTCGACGTGACGGCCGCCAAGGCCACGCTCGCGAAGTCGGCCTACCCCGACGGGTTCAAGACGACCCTGACCACCGCGGCCGGCAACCAGAACGCCAACGCGACGGCCCAGCTCATCCAGTCGAGCCTGGCCAAGATCGGCATCCAGGTGACGCTGCAGACGCTCGACCCGTCGGCGCTGCGCGACGCCAAGAAGGCCGGCAACTACGAGATGGGCCTCGGCCTCTACACGACCGACGTCATCGACCCCGACGAGATCGCCCGGTTCGCCGGCACCAACGCGGGCGGCTCGCAGATGCTCTACACCTTCTTCACCAGCGACGAGCTGACGAAGCTGGCCGACGCCGCGAGCGCCGACGAGAACCAGGCGACGCGCAAGAAGTCGTACGACGCCATGCAGCAGATCGTCCTCGACCAGGCGCCCTACGTGCCGCTGTACTACGCGCCCTCCGTCTACTCGTACTCGAACAAGGTGCAGAACTTCCACCCCGGTGCGACGGGCAACTACTTCCTCAAGAACGTGTCGCTGGCGCCGTGA
- a CDS encoding serine hydrolase domain-containing protein: protein MSSEHLRVSVEDELDALFAGYPASGQSTGLVYGLVGPDGLGHSRGFGTVDDAGAVPDLDTVFPIASMSKSFVACAALVARDRGLLDLDAPVSDLIPEFPGGGTALDPYDPPTLRMLFSMGGGLTEDNSWVDPFIDAPVDELLVQLGKGLRYSGAPGSGYEYSNLGFTLAGLAVGRAAGTTIEQFVHDEVFVPLGLTSTWFDNAAPEAGTYRRATGYSLDEEGRWTPFPWVASGAFAAAGGIQSSVRDLARWVTWLGEAFRSPGEQSGEAEVLSRASRRELQRLHQLDLPSLTALPTGGHRVTVTGYALGLMVQQDLHRGTLVSHAGGLPGFTLFMSWHPDSGHGVVTLTNSHRGNPVALTKDALMLVLDRADAAARTVRLWPETVELRRHAESLVRGWDDALAAEVFADNVDFDRPLALRRDDIARLVEQVGPLHDPRPLADVTSAVTPADVTWTIPGERGELVCMIHLTPVEPAQIQEFEVQAVGYDRPRSARPTDISARRAGLGHPSLNALPNTRVLLPPT from the coding sequence ATGTCGAGCGAGCACCTGAGGGTCAGTGTCGAGGACGAGCTGGACGCGCTCTTCGCCGGCTACCCGGCATCCGGGCAGTCGACGGGGCTCGTCTACGGTCTCGTCGGCCCCGACGGCCTCGGGCACTCGCGTGGGTTCGGCACCGTCGACGACGCGGGCGCGGTGCCCGACCTCGACACGGTGTTCCCCATCGCCTCGATGAGCAAGAGCTTCGTCGCCTGCGCGGCCCTCGTCGCCCGCGACCGGGGCCTGCTCGACCTCGACGCCCCCGTCAGCGACCTCATCCCCGAGTTCCCCGGCGGCGGAACGGCGCTCGACCCGTACGACCCGCCGACGCTGCGGATGCTCTTCAGCATGGGCGGGGGCCTCACCGAGGACAACTCGTGGGTCGACCCCTTCATCGACGCCCCCGTCGACGAGCTGCTCGTGCAGCTGGGCAAGGGGCTGCGCTACAGCGGCGCGCCGGGGTCGGGCTACGAGTACTCCAACCTCGGCTTCACCCTCGCCGGGCTCGCCGTCGGCCGGGCCGCGGGCACGACCATCGAGCAGTTCGTGCACGACGAGGTGTTCGTGCCGCTCGGCCTCACCTCGACGTGGTTCGACAACGCCGCGCCCGAGGCCGGCACGTACCGGCGGGCGACCGGCTACTCGCTCGACGAGGAGGGGCGGTGGACGCCCTTCCCCTGGGTGGCGTCGGGCGCCTTCGCGGCGGCGGGCGGCATCCAGAGCTCGGTGCGCGACCTCGCCCGGTGGGTGACGTGGCTCGGTGAGGCGTTCCGGTCACCGGGCGAGCAGAGCGGGGAGGCCGAGGTGCTCAGCCGGGCCTCGCGCCGTGAGCTGCAGCGACTGCACCAGCTCGACCTGCCCTCGCTCACCGCACTGCCGACGGGCGGTCACCGCGTCACGGTCACGGGGTACGCCCTCGGGCTCATGGTGCAGCAGGACCTCCACCGCGGCACCCTCGTGTCGCACGCCGGCGGACTGCCCGGCTTCACGCTCTTCATGAGCTGGCACCCCGACTCCGGCCACGGCGTCGTGACCCTGACCAACAGCCACCGCGGCAACCCCGTCGCGCTGACCAAGGACGCGCTCATGCTCGTGCTCGACCGGGCCGACGCCGCGGCTCGCACGGTGAGGCTGTGGCCCGAGACGGTCGAGCTGCGCCGACACGCCGAGTCCCTCGTGCGCGGCTGGGACGACGCCCTCGCCGCCGAGGTCTTCGCCGACAACGTCGACTTCGACCGGCCGCTCGCCCTGCGGCGCGACGACATCGCCCGGCTGGTCGAGCAGGTCGGCCCGTTGCACGACCCACGACCGCTCGCCGACGTGACGTCGGCGGTGACCCCGGCCGACGTCACGTGGACCATCCCCGGCGAGCGGGGTGAGCTGGTGTGCATGATCCACCTGACCCCGGTCGAGCCGGCGCAGATCCAGGAGTTCGAGGTGCAGGCCGTCGGCTACGACCGGCCCCGCAGCGCGCGCCCGACCGACATCTCGGCCCGCCGGGCCGGCCTCGGCCACCCGTCGCTCAACGCCCTGCCCAACACCCGCGTCCTCCTCCCCCCGACCTGA
- a CDS encoding DUF1992 domain-containing protein yields the protein MSAGSPWYETAVERQIREAQERGDFDDLPGAGKPLDLGDLDDPDWWVKRMARREQLDLGAALPGALGLRKEAAGYPESLLDLNREAQVREVLVDYNRRVIEDRRRPVVGNLPPTLARIIDVDEMVDRWRVLHDERVAAARDRAAAAAAERQAADEAARTARRDARWWRRLTRRVR from the coding sequence ATGTCGGCGGGAAGCCCTTGGTACGAGACCGCGGTCGAGCGGCAGATCCGTGAGGCGCAGGAGCGTGGCGACTTCGACGACCTGCCCGGCGCCGGCAAGCCCCTCGACCTCGGTGATCTCGACGACCCCGACTGGTGGGTCAAGCGGATGGCCCGACGGGAGCAGCTCGACCTCGGTGCGGCTCTTCCCGGAGCCCTCGGTCTGCGCAAGGAGGCGGCGGGCTACCCCGAGTCGCTGCTCGACCTGAACCGTGAGGCGCAGGTGCGGGAGGTGCTCGTCGACTACAACCGTCGCGTCATCGAGGACCGCCGACGGCCCGTCGTCGGCAACCTGCCCCCGACCCTGGCCCGCATCATCGACGTCGACGAGATGGTCGATCGGTGGCGCGTGCTTCACGACGAGCGCGTAGCCGCCGCCCGGGATCGGGCCGCAGCGGCGGCCGCCGAGCGACAGGCGGCGGACGAGGCGGCTCGCACCGCCCGCCGCGATGCACGGTGGTGGCGACGGCTGACCCGTCGCGTCCGCTGA
- a CDS encoding META domain-containing protein, whose protein sequence is MSAHSIVGTTWVVREIGGEPTGSPQPEIVFGDEGRLTGTTGVNRLMGGYEVDGAQLVFAGGTATTRMAGPPEMMRQEQGLAALLTGSVPFELDGGRLVLGSPDAGGPGHAVLERVAGGPDDGGSSAAAAQAGETDQGLAQTSPAQTPGAENG, encoded by the coding sequence ATGTCGGCACACAGCATCGTCGGGACCACCTGGGTCGTGCGTGAGATCGGCGGCGAGCCGACGGGCTCGCCGCAGCCCGAGATCGTCTTCGGCGACGAAGGGCGCCTCACCGGCACGACCGGCGTCAACCGGCTCATGGGCGGCTACGAGGTCGACGGCGCGCAGCTCGTCTTCGCCGGAGGTACCGCCACGACGCGCATGGCCGGTCCTCCCGAGATGATGCGCCAGGAGCAGGGCCTCGCCGCCCTGCTCACCGGGTCGGTGCCGTTCGAGCTCGACGGTGGCCGTCTCGTGCTCGGGTCGCCGGATGCCGGTGGGCCGGGTCACGCGGTCCTCGAGCGCGTCGCGGGTGGGCCCGACGACGGCGGGTCCTCCGCGGCCGCGGCCCAGGCGGGCGAGACCGACCAGGGCCTCGCCCAGACCTCGCCGGCCCAGACACCCGGCGCCGAGAACGGCTGA
- a CDS encoding uracil-DNA glycosylase codes for MSATDPHPVTGQPFPSPVPPGTGWPGDPAEPETPVATTAPQVIRLARTALDVSELDARISVCRACPRLVDWRESVAVTGRRASFADQPYWGRPGPSFGDPDADVLIVGLAPAANGTNRTGRMFTGDRSGDWLYAALHRAGFASQPSSVAAGDGLELTGIRIVATVRCAPPENKPTTVEKATCAPWLDRDLELCEPRLRSMLALGGIAWDAALGAARRRGWHVPRPKPRFGHGAEADLTTADGRVVRLVGSYHVSQQNTFTGRLTEAMLDDVLRRL; via the coding sequence ATGTCCGCGACCGACCCGCACCCGGTGACGGGGCAGCCGTTCCCGTCGCCGGTCCCACCGGGCACCGGCTGGCCCGGCGACCCCGCCGAGCCCGAGACGCCCGTCGCGACCACGGCGCCCCAGGTGATCCGGCTGGCCCGCACTGCCCTGGACGTCTCCGAGCTCGACGCGCGCATCAGCGTCTGTCGGGCCTGCCCCCGCCTCGTCGACTGGCGCGAGTCGGTCGCCGTCACCGGGCGCCGCGCCTCCTTCGCCGACCAGCCGTACTGGGGTCGCCCCGGGCCGAGCTTCGGGGACCCCGACGCCGACGTCCTCATCGTCGGTCTCGCGCCGGCGGCCAACGGCACCAACCGAACCGGCCGCATGTTCACCGGGGACCGCTCGGGTGACTGGCTGTACGCGGCGCTCCACCGCGCGGGCTTTGCGAGCCAACCGAGCTCGGTGGCCGCCGGCGACGGGCTCGAGCTCACCGGCATCCGCATCGTGGCCACCGTGCGGTGCGCGCCCCCGGAGAACAAACCGACCACGGTCGAGAAGGCGACGTGCGCGCCGTGGCTCGACCGTGATCTCGAGCTGTGCGAGCCCCGGCTGCGCTCGATGCTCGCGCTCGGCGGCATCGCGTGGGACGCCGCCCTCGGAGCCGCGCGTCGCCGCGGCTGGCACGTGCCGCGCCCCAAGCCGCGCTTCGGACACGGCGCCGAGGCCGATCTCACCACCGCGGACGGCAGGGTCGTGCGCCTCGTCGGCAGCTACCACGTCAGCCAGCAGAACACCTTCACCGGCAGGCTCACCGAGGCGATGCTCGACGACGTGCTCCGGCGGCTGTGA